CGCGTTGCCTTCGGACGCAACTGTGGCCCACGCTGCGGGGCAGGTCAAGGGGAAACACCCAACAATATTAACGTGACGCGACACTAGAACGCGACTGTGAGCGTGCCCTGCGTCGTGTCCGCCTTGGCGGCGGGGAAGGTGACCTCGATGGCGACGGCCTTGCCCTTTGCCGTGTCCGGGGCTTCCTTGACGATCTTCGCATCGAGCCCGTTGCCTGCGACCCTGCCGACCTTGTACCCCTTTGGAACGTGGATCCAGTAGGTCTCCGTCGTGCCGCATACGCCCTCGATACCGAGGGCGAGCTTGCGGTTCTTCCACGTCTGGGATTTGAGGCTGATCGCGTCCATGCTCACGTGGCGCGACGAGGCGAGGAACTGCGGCCGGTCGAGCGCCTCGCGCAGCGCCACGATCTGGCAGTGACCGAGCTGGAGTTTCGGTGCTTTGATCGCGCCCTTGACCACGCCCAGATACTGCTGCTTCCAGAAATCGAACGCGACGTAGCTCGTGTCGGTGTCGAGCGCGAGCGCGTCGAGTCTCAGCGTCGAGGCCTTGAGCGGCAGCGTGGCAAAGCGCGCCATGATCGTCCAGCGCCCGATGGGCAGATCAACGTTGATCGACCAGAGCGACGAGAAGGGGTGCTTGTCGTTGACGGTGGGCCAGCGGCCGGCGATGTTGCGCGCGTCCTCGTCGGTCATGTGCTCGGCGGCGAACGGTTTCTCGTCGAGCACCTGGAAACTGTGGAGCTTGGTCCACGTGAACGCCGCGTAGTCGGCCTGGAGCGGTCCGGTCTCGGCCGTTACGGTCGTCAGCGGCGGGATGCACTTCTTGACCAGATCGAGGTGCTTCTCGTCGTACTCGTGGAGCGGATCGCTGAGCATGAACAGCCCGCCCGTGAGCGCCACCATCGAGAGCACGCTGCGCGACCACTCGAACGGCGCGCGCACGCAGACATGGTCCGGGTCGTTGAGGAACAGGATGCGTTGCGTAAAGAACCAGCGTGCCGACTCGACGAGCTGCATCTGCATGCCCGACCAGTTCGGCATCGCGTCCTGCGAGATGCGGCACGCGTCGCACAGCCCTACCATCTGCATGAGGATGCCCCACGACGAGAGCCAGTACGCCTCGGGGCCGATGCCCTCGCGGCCCGCCTCGAGGAAGTTGCGGAAGCGCTTCTCGGCCTCGTCGTTCGTCATCAGGCCGAGCAGCACGGCCTCGTGCAGCCCGTCGTAGAGCAGGTGGCGGATGCCGTCGATCTTGAAGTAGTCGTAGCCGGCCTCGCGCCACGCCTTGAAGTAGGGCCGCACGTGCGCGTCGATTGTCTCGGGCCGGCAGTCGAGGATGTACTTGACCCAGTCGCCGAGTAGCGGCTTGCCGTCCTTATCGCAGATGAGCACGCTAGGCTGCGCATCGGCGAACGCGTCGTTGTAGATCGACGCCGTAGACCAGATGCCCGCCTTGAGCCCGGCCGCCTTGATCTTGCCAACGATGCCCTTGTGGCCCGACGGGAACTCGTCTTTCGTCTCGAGCCAGGCCTCGGCCATCGTGCCGTGCGGATTGACCGGCAGCGGGAGCTTCTCAAACCCGTCGTCGATCTGGATGTACTCCATGCCGTAGGCGCGCAGGTGCTTGGCGAACAGCTCCGTGCCCTTGAGCACGTCCTTCTCGGTCACGTTGCGGCGATACGCTTCCCACGTGCACCAGCCGACGATCGGCTTGAGGTTGGGCCGCCACTGCCACGGCTTGTGGTACTGGTAGTTCAGGTGCGTGCGGTAGTACTGCGGCCGGAACTCGATCGCCCAGACGCTCGGCCCGAGTTCCGCCTCAAGCACGCCGACCAGGTTGCCCTTCTCGTCAGGTGTAAGCCGGTCCGACGTCCAGCACCAATCGCAGCCGTGCCAGCCGATCAGGAGGTCCTGGTTGACGTCGTACAGACCGTTGACGCCCGGCAGACACGGCCGGCCGACCTGGCCGACGATCGCCTGCTCGGAGCGGGCGCGGTTCGGGCGGCAGTTGATTGTGTCGGCGCTCATCTCGAACGTCACCGTGCACGTCGCCGGCTTCTCGAGGATCACGTAGATCTGCTGCACGAGCGGCCAGCTCTGGAGCGTCCCGTCCGAGCCGTGGCGGAACGACACCCGCCCCGCCTTTTTCGGGATCTTGATCTGGATCACCTTGCGGCCGTTGTACGAGTAGATCAGCGTATTCGTCGCGTGGTCGAAGTGGTGGTACGCGTGCGCAATCGGCGGTTCATCCACCTGATGCAGCAGCAGCCGGTTCGTCTCCTCCGGCATCAAACGCTTCTTCGTCTCGCTTCCGTTGCCCATAACGTCCTCTCCGCAGTGAAACTCGTCACATGATCTCTCGCAGAGGCGCAGGCGCGCCAAGAGGCGCGCATGCAGAGGATTGTAGGGCGGGTCGCCCTCGGCCCGCCGCGCCGCTGTGAAAGAGAATCCTCTCCTCCGGTAGCCGCCTCGTATACGGGCAGAAACGCCCGATTTCAAGGGGAAACTCGCCTCGCGCCTGCGGCCATTCCTTTGACTCCGCTTGCTCGCACACGGTATCGTGCGCTCGAACAGGGAGACGTCTGTGGAACGCAACCTTAGAAGACTAGCGGGAAACGAATACGACCTGCTCGTGATCGGGGGCGGGGTGTACGGGCTGTGCGTGGCGTGGGACGCGGCGCTGCGGGGGCTGTCCGTGGCGCTGCTCGAGAAGGGCGACTTCGGCGCAGCGACCTCGTCGGCCACGCTCAAGATTATCCACGGCGGCCTGCGCTACCTCCAGCATGCCGACGTGCGCCGCATGCGCGAGTCGATCTACGAGCGGATGGTTATGATGCGTCTCGCGCCGCACCTGGTGCACCCGATGCCGTGCCTGGTGCCGACC
This genomic window from Verrucomicrobiota bacterium contains:
- a CDS encoding alpha-galactosidase, which codes for MGNGSETKKRLMPEETNRLLLHQVDEPPIAHAYHHFDHATNTLIYSYNGRKVIQIKIPKKAGRVSFRHGSDGTLQSWPLVQQIYVILEKPATCTVTFEMSADTINCRPNRARSEQAIVGQVGRPCLPGVNGLYDVNQDLLIGWHGCDWCWTSDRLTPDEKGNLVGVLEAELGPSVWAIEFRPQYYRTHLNYQYHKPWQWRPNLKPIVGWCTWEAYRRNVTEKDVLKGTELFAKHLRAYGMEYIQIDDGFEKLPLPVNPHGTMAEAWLETKDEFPSGHKGIVGKIKAAGLKAGIWSTASIYNDAFADAQPSVLICDKDGKPLLGDWVKYILDCRPETIDAHVRPYFKAWREAGYDYFKIDGIRHLLYDGLHEAVLLGLMTNDEAEKRFRNFLEAGREGIGPEAYWLSSWGILMQMVGLCDACRISQDAMPNWSGMQMQLVESARWFFTQRILFLNDPDHVCVRAPFEWSRSVLSMVALTGGLFMLSDPLHEYDEKHLDLVKKCIPPLTTVTAETGPLQADYAAFTWTKLHSFQVLDEKPFAAEHMTDEDARNIAGRWPTVNDKHPFSSLWSINVDLPIGRWTIMARFATLPLKASTLRLDALALDTDTSYVAFDFWKQQYLGVVKGAIKAPKLQLGHCQIVALREALDRPQFLASSRHVSMDAISLKSQTWKNRKLALGIEGVCGTTETYWIHVPKGYKVGRVAGNGLDAKIVKEAPDTAKGKAVAIEVTFPAAKADTTQGTLTVAF